The following is a genomic window from Actinomycetota bacterium.
GCGCTGGCCGGCCTCAAGAACGCGTTGAAGGTGAAGACGCTGCTTATCTCAATCGCAGCGGGGGTTAACATCAAGACGCTGGCGGCCGGCTTGCCGGCCGGGGCGAGGGTCGTCAGAGTGATGCCGAACGCGCCGGCCGAAAAGGACGCCGCCATCTCAGCGATCGCCGCCGGCCCGAACGCGACGGAGGCGGACATTAAAACCGCTGGAGAAGTTTTTTCCGCTGTGGGTTTAACCGTGACTGTCAAAGAATCGGACATGAATGCGGTAACAGCGGTCAGCGGCAGCGGCCCGGCTTACTTCTATTTATTTGTCAAAGCGCTGACCGACGCCGGCGTCCAAGTCGGCCTGGACCGTGAGACGGCCTATAAACTGGCCCACGAAACAATGTTCGGAGCGTCGAGGATGCTTAAGTATTCAAAGAAGACGCCGGCGGAACTGATTGACATCGTAAGGTCGCCAGGCGGTACAACCGCCGCGGCTTTGGACATTTTTGATGAGCGCGGTTTCGTGTCAATCGTTGAGGACGCGGTAAGGGCGGCTTCCGACCGGGGCGTGGAGATCGAGCGGGAGCTCGAAGAAAAGGGGACTGCGGATTGACTGGAACCATTATCCTCGTCGTCAATACCGCGTTCACCGTCTACTACTGGCTTCTGATTGCCAGGATAATTCTTTCGTGGGTGCCGCAGCTTCTGGACAACCCGGCCGTAAAGCCGATAGCCGTCTTCATAATTGATATAACCGAACCGTTTATATCGCTGTTCAGACGTATGATACCGATGGTCGCCGCGGGCGGCGCCGGGTTTGATTTTTCACCCTTGATAGCTATAATTACCCTAGTGGTTTTGCAGAACTTCGTGCTCTTTATCCTGCGAAGCCTTTAAACCAAGGAGGACATACGATGGCCAGGCTCACGCCGCGAGACATTCAGGAAAAGGAATTCGGCTCGGGTTTCCGCGGGTACAAAGAAGAAGAAGTCGACGAGTTTCTCGACCGGATTACCTCATCATACGAAGAGGTCTTTAAGGAGAACATCGACCTTAAGGAAGAAGTGGAGCGCCTGGTCGAAGAGAATAAGAAGTACGAGCTGATAGGCGAGCGGATGCAAGCGGCTTTAGTGGCCGCGCAAGAGACGGCCGACGACGTCCGCAAGAACGCGACCAAAGAGGCCGAGAACATCCTGCGCGAGGCGGAGATAAAGGCCCATAAAATGGTGCAGGAGTCGCGCGACCAGCACCGCGAGCTCCAGAAATCCCTGGCCATTGTCAAACAGATAGAAGAAGAATTCCGCTTTAAACTTAAATCTACGCTGCAGTCATATTTGAAACTGCTGGACGAAGTAGCTGTCGGAGATAGCAAGGATGTCAAAAAGTGGATTCTGCCGGAAGACATGGCTGCGCTGGGAGAACGGCGCCGCGAGATGGAAGAACAGGAAAGCCCGGCCAAGGCGATAAAGGCTTCGCCAGCCGAGCCACTGGCCGCTAAGGCAGAGGAAGCGCCAGCTGCCGCTGAAGCTACGACGGACAAGCCGGCGGGTAAACCGGAAGATACTGCGCCGGTACCGAAGTTGAAGGCCGGCGCGCCGGAGGAAGCGAAAACAAAACCGGAGGAAGCGAAGGTTGAGGCGCCCCCAGCCAAGAAAGAGGAAGCGAAGGTTGAGGCGCCCCCAGCCAAGAAAGAGGAAGCGGCTCATACTAAGGAAGCCGAGGCCAAACCGGAAGCGGTCGTCAAGGAAGCCATAATAGAAGACAGTAAGGCCAAAGCGGCGGCGCTGCTTGATGAGATCGCCGCGCAGGCGGCGGAGGATAAGAAAGCAGAAGAAGCCAAAGAAGCGCAGAAGGAAATAGCGCAGAAGGCCGAAGATAAGAAAGCGGACACGATACAAGCCCCGGCCAAGGTCGAGGAGAAGAAAGCCGAGGCCAAAGCAGACGAGGCCAAGGTGCCTTTTGATCAGGAGGCAGGTCAAGCATCAGCTGTTAGCGCGGAATGGGATAAACTACAGGAAGCCGTGGACGAAGCGGTGAAAGCGACTGAGAAGCCGACCAAAGCGGAGAAAGAAGTCAAGGCGTCGGAATCTACGATGCCCGGCGAGATGATGGAGCCTAAACCGGCCAAAGCCGCCGAGCCGGAAACCGCTAAACCAGCAGAATCTGAAGCTAAAGCCAAGGTAGAGAATAAGGAAGCCAAAACGGGCAAGTCCGCCCTTGAGGATATTGAGATCGTCGAGGACGAAAGCTTCTGGAAAGATATCTAAATAGATGGATTATAAGAAGACCCTGAACCTTCCGAGGACGGCCTTCCCCATGAAGGCCGATTTGGCGAACAGGGAGCCGGGAATCCTTGAGTACTGGGAGAAAACCGGCAACTACTCAAAAAGCATCGCCGACGCGGGGCGTCCTCCATTTATCCTTCACGACGGGCCCCCCTACGCCAACGGCGACATCCACATCGGACATGCCTTAAACAAAGTACTGAAGGATTTTGTCGTGCGCTACAAAAGCATGCGCGGCTATTGGGCGCCGTATGTGCCGGGATGGGACTGTCACGGACAGCCGATCGACCACCAGGTCGAGAAGCAGCTGAACGGAAAAACGGTGCCGGCCCGCGAGTTCCGGGCTTTATGCCGCGATTACGCGCTAAAGTTTGTCGAGAGGCAGGCCAAAGAGTTCAAGAGGCTGGGCGTCAGGGGGAATTTTGCCGACCCTTATCTGACGCTTGATCGCGAGTACGAGGCGACCATTGTTAGCACTTTCGCGAGAATGTATAAGAAAGGGTTGATCTATCGCGGCCTTAAGCCGGTTTACTGGTGTTATCATGATAAAACCGCGCTGGCCGAAGCGGAGATCGAATACGAAGATGAGATGTCGCCCTCCATTTACGTTCTCTTTCCGCTAACCAAACCCTTTAAACCGCTAGACGGTTATCAAGAACGAAAATCGATTGTCATCTGGACGACCACCCCTTGGACATTGCCGGCCAACGTCGCGGTTGCCGTTCATCCGGATGAGGAATATGCGGCCGTAAGGTCGGGAGGCGAGATCCTTATCATGGCGACTCGCCTTGTTCCGCTGGTAGCCGAGGAGGCCGGATTGGCGGAAACGGAGGTTGTCGCCAAGTTTCCGGGCAGGGATTTGGCCGGGTTGACAGCCAAACATCCTATCCTGGATAAGGAATCGGTCGTCGTGACCGCCGGCTATGTAACGCTGGATGCGGGAACGGGTTGCGTACATATTGCGCCGGGACACGGCGAAGAGGATTATCTGGTTGGTTTGGAAAACGACCTGCCGGTGGTTATGCCGGTCGACGATCTCGGTATATTTACCGACGAAGCGGGTAAATGGGCAGGCCGTAATATCAGGGAAGCAAATCCGGATATAGTAAAAGACTTGGCCGAACGGGAAATACTGCTGGCTCAGGGAGAGGTGGCGCACTCATATCCACACTGTTGGCGATGCAAGAATCCGGTCATTTTCAGGGCGACCAAACAGTGGTTTGTCCGCATGGATGAAGGGGATTTGAGAAAGAACGCGCTAAAGGCCATCAAGGACGTAGAATGGATACCGTCGGCCGGGGAGAAAAGGATTACCTCCATGGTCGAGGAGCGCCCGGACTGGTGCATTTCCAGGCAGCGTACCTGGGGCGTGCCTTTGCCGATACTATACTGCGATAAATGCGGCGAACCCGTCGTCACTGATAGCACTTTAAAGGCCATAGAGGATTTGTTCAGAACGGAGGGCGCCGACAGCTGGTACATAAAGGAAGCGGCCGATATCGCTCCGCCGGGGACAAACTGTGATAAGTGTGGCCGCGCGGGGTTCAGCAAAGGAACGGACATTTTAGACGTCTGGTTCGAGTCGGGGACCAGCCACACGGCCGTGTTAAGAACGAGGGACGACCAGCGTTGGCCGGCAGACCTATATCTTGAAGGCAGCGACCAGCATCGCGGATGGTTTCAGCTGTCCCTCCTCGTGAGCGTTGGTCTAGGCGACGCGGCGCCTTATAGAGGTGTGCTGACACACGGCTTTATTGTCGACGGGCAGGGTAGAAAGATGTCGAAATCCGTGGGCAACGTAATCAGCCCGCTCGACCTGATGGAAACCAACGGAGCGGACATTCTGCGGCTTTGGGTTTCGTCCGGTGACTACTCAAGTCCCGCCGTGGCCATATCGGATGAGATTCTGGACAGGATCGGGGAATCGTACCGGCGGATAAGAAACACGGTCAGATTCTTGTTGGGCAATCTGTCGGATTTTGATGTCGCCAAGGACGCGGTGGCCTATGAAGAAATGACAGAGATTGATCAATGGGCTTTGTCTAGAGTATATTGGCTCCTCCAACAAGTCACAGAGTCATACGATCTTTATGCCTTTCACGATGTATATCGACAGATTCATAACTTCTGCGCTGTAGACATGAGCGCTTTTTATCTAGACATCCTGAAAGATAGGTTATACACATATCTGCCGGCAAGCCGGGAGCGCCGCGGTGCGCAGACAGTTATGAGCGAGATTCTGACTGTTCTAACTAAGATAATGGCGCCGATATTATGTTTTACGGCCGAGGAGATATGGCAGACCTTACCGGAATCGTCTCGCGACATAGAAAGTGTCCATGTGACATTATGGCCAGGAGAGAGAGATGACGTGTGGAACCAAAACCGTGATGAGAAATGGGCAGAGCTTATCCGAGTAAGGAACAAAGTCCTTAAAGCCTTAGAGGACGCCAGAAACGAGAAGACGATAGGCAACGCTCTTGAAGCTAAGGTAGAGCTTTATGCATCAGGCAAGCTATACGAATTTCTAAAAGACAACATCAAGGAACTTCCGGCGCTGTTCATTGTTTCGCAAGTCGAAGTCGCCAAGGCGGACGGCGGAGAGCTTAAGGTGAAGGTCGTCAAGGCCGAAGGGGAGAAATGCGAACGCTGCTGGAATTACAGCGTCGACCGCGGCCGCGACAGCGACCATCCGACCTTATGCCCGCGCTGCGCGGAGACGGTCAAGAAGTGGTAAGGTCCCTCGACAGCGAGTATAATTATCACTTACGAATAAGAGCCGCAATCCGGAGGATTTAATGGACAACGCAAACAAACCGCTCGACGCGAAGAAACTTGAGGTTTACCGCGAGCGGCTGCTGAAGGAAAAGGAAACGCTCGCGGCGGAGCTGAAAGAATTGAATGAAGGCAATCTGAACATGCTGCAGTCTGACATGAGCGGGGAAACCGCTCACGACGAGCATTTGGCCGACAGCGGCACCGCGACGTTCGAACGCGAACGCGATCTTACCCTGGAAAACAACATAAAAGATATGCTAAGCAGGATAGATATCGCTTTGGCAAAGATGGATAAGAACACATATGGCGTATGCGACCGCTGCGGAAGTTCAATCGATCCGGCCAGGCTTAAAGCGGTGCCATTCGCCAATCTCTGCATAACTTGTAAGAAGGAAGAGGAAAACAGGCGCTGATGTTGCCCCTGCTGGCCGTCGCGAGCCTCGTGCTGGTCGCAGACCAAGTAACCAAATACGCGGTTCGCGTTTCTATCGACCCCAACCAATCGATAACTTTGGTCAAAGGATTCTTCTATTTTACGCACGTCAGGAACACCGGAGCCGCGTTCGGCATGTTCTCGCAAAAACAGCCGGTGTTCGTCGTCGCGACGATTATAGCCATCGTTTTAATAATCGTTTATCATCTGAAAACAAAGGAAGCCGACCTGTTGTTCAACTTGGCCCTTGGCCTGGAACTGGGCGGCGCGGCCGGCAATCTCGTTGACCGGATAAGTTTAGGCTGGGTAACGGACTTCATGCACGTCCCGAATTTCCCGGTTTTCAATATCGCGGACTCAGCCATTGTTACGGGCGTCGCGTTGCTGATTCTTGTTATGCTTAGGGATATCGTCAGGGAACGTCGGGAGAAAGAGGCGGATGTATCCGATACTGTTTGAGGTAGGCGGCGTAACTATATACTCGTTCGGCACGCTACTGGCGGTTGCCTTTATCGTCGGCTTGGTTCTGTCCCGTTACGAGATGAAGGAACGCGGTTTCGATCCGGACCTTGCTTACGACCTTGTGTTGGGTGTGGCCGTGGGCTCATTGATCGGCGCCAGGCTGTTCTACGTGGTCGGCCACTGGGGCGACTACTACAGCCAAAACCTGTTAGAGATATTACGCATCTGGAACGGCGGCTTGGTGTTTTACGGCGGACTGTTAGGCGGCGCCCTCGGCTTGATATTGATCGCCCGGGGCAAGCAGCTGAACATCTTCAGGTTGGGCGACGCGATCGCCGCGCCCCTGGCCTTGGGGACCGCGATCGGACGATTGGGATGCTTCCTGAACGGCTGCTGCTACGGCATTCCGGCCAAAGCGCCGTTCGGCGTCGACTTCTTCGGGAGCGGACGCTATCTGCCGACACAGCTGGTGGAGATGATTTGGGCGCTGGCGATGTTCGGGGCAATCTTTTTCTGGCTGGAGAAAAAGGTCGAGTTCA
Proteins encoded in this region:
- a CDS encoding DivIVA domain-containing protein, whose product is MARLTPRDIQEKEFGSGFRGYKEEEVDEFLDRITSSYEEVFKENIDLKEEVERLVEENKKYELIGERMQAALVAAQETADDVRKNATKEAENILREAEIKAHKMVQESRDQHRELQKSLAIVKQIEEEFRFKLKSTLQSYLKLLDEVAVGDSKDVKKWILPEDMAALGERRREMEEQESPAKAIKASPAEPLAAKAEEAPAAAEATTDKPAGKPEDTAPVPKLKAGAPEEAKTKPEEAKVEAPPAKKEEAKVEAPPAKKEEAAHTKEAEAKPEAVVKEAIIEDSKAKAAALLDEIAAQAAEDKKAEEAKEAQKEIAQKAEDKKADTIQAPAKVEEKKAEAKADEAKVPFDQEAGQASAVSAEWDKLQEAVDEAVKATEKPTKAEKEVKASESTMPGEMMEPKPAKAAEPETAKPAESEAKAKVENKEAKTGKSALEDIEIVEDESFWKDI
- the lgt gene encoding prolipoprotein diacylglyceryl transferase, which translates into the protein MYPILFEVGGVTIYSFGTLLAVAFIVGLVLSRYEMKERGFDPDLAYDLVLGVAVGSLIGARLFYVVGHWGDYYSQNLLEILRIWNGGLVFYGGLLGGALGLILIARGKQLNIFRLGDAIAAPLALGTAIGRLGCFLNGCCYGIPAKAPFGVDFFGSGRYLPTQLVEMIWALAMFGAIFFWLEKKVEFKSDGSLFLIYLALYSFGRFFVEFIRYSSWKLLGILSFAQLISVAVFAVSLYFIIRRRQEDLL
- a CDS encoding YggT family protein, which translates into the protein MTGTIILVVNTAFTVYYWLLIARIILSWVPQLLDNPAVKPIAVFIIDITEPFISLFRRMIPMVAAGGAGFDFSPLIAIITLVVLQNFVLFILRSL
- the lspA gene encoding signal peptidase II, which codes for MLPLLAVASLVLVADQVTKYAVRVSIDPNQSITLVKGFFYFTHVRNTGAAFGMFSQKQPVFVVATIIAIVLIIVYHLKTKEADLLFNLALGLELGGAAGNLVDRISLGWVTDFMHVPNFPVFNIADSAIVTGVALLILVMLRDIVRERREKEADVSDTV
- the ileS gene encoding isoleucine--tRNA ligase, translated to MDYKKTLNLPRTAFPMKADLANREPGILEYWEKTGNYSKSIADAGRPPFILHDGPPYANGDIHIGHALNKVLKDFVVRYKSMRGYWAPYVPGWDCHGQPIDHQVEKQLNGKTVPAREFRALCRDYALKFVERQAKEFKRLGVRGNFADPYLTLDREYEATIVSTFARMYKKGLIYRGLKPVYWCYHDKTALAEAEIEYEDEMSPSIYVLFPLTKPFKPLDGYQERKSIVIWTTTPWTLPANVAVAVHPDEEYAAVRSGGEILIMATRLVPLVAEEAGLAETEVVAKFPGRDLAGLTAKHPILDKESVVVTAGYVTLDAGTGCVHIAPGHGEEDYLVGLENDLPVVMPVDDLGIFTDEAGKWAGRNIREANPDIVKDLAEREILLAQGEVAHSYPHCWRCKNPVIFRATKQWFVRMDEGDLRKNALKAIKDVEWIPSAGEKRITSMVEERPDWCISRQRTWGVPLPILYCDKCGEPVVTDSTLKAIEDLFRTEGADSWYIKEAADIAPPGTNCDKCGRAGFSKGTDILDVWFESGTSHTAVLRTRDDQRWPADLYLEGSDQHRGWFQLSLLVSVGLGDAAPYRGVLTHGFIVDGQGRKMSKSVGNVISPLDLMETNGADILRLWVSSGDYSSPAVAISDEILDRIGESYRRIRNTVRFLLGNLSDFDVAKDAVAYEEMTEIDQWALSRVYWLLQQVTESYDLYAFHDVYRQIHNFCAVDMSAFYLDILKDRLYTYLPASRERRGAQTVMSEILTVLTKIMAPILCFTAEEIWQTLPESSRDIESVHVTLWPGERDDVWNQNRDEKWAELIRVRNKVLKALEDARNEKTIGNALEAKVELYASGKLYEFLKDNIKELPALFIVSQVEVAKADGGELKVKVVKAEGEKCERCWNYSVDRGRDSDHPTLCPRCAETVKKW
- a CDS encoding TraR/DksA C4-type zinc finger protein, which codes for MDNANKPLDAKKLEVYRERLLKEKETLAAELKELNEGNLNMLQSDMSGETAHDEHLADSGTATFERERDLTLENNIKDMLSRIDIALAKMDKNTYGVCDRCGSSIDPARLKAVPFANLCITCKKEEENRR
- the proC gene encoding pyrroline-5-carboxylate reductase, translating into MACENLRIAFIGAGRMGEALIRGLIRSGADPAKITAADRDAARLASLAEKHGLTAAPSNADAAAGADAVILAVKPKDVPDALAGLKNALKVKTLLISIAAGVNIKTLAAGLPAGARVVRVMPNAPAEKDAAISAIAAGPNATEADIKTAGEVFSAVGLTVTVKESDMNAVTAVSGSGPAYFYLFVKALTDAGVQVGLDRETAYKLAHETMFGASRMLKYSKKTPAELIDIVRSPGGTTAAALDIFDERGFVSIVEDAVRAASDRGVEIERELEEKGTAD